GGCCACCTCGTCACAGAACAACGCCAAGGTGGCGGTGCTCGGGGCTTCGGGCGGCATAGGCCAGCCGCTATCGCTGCTACTCAAGAATAGCCCCCTGGTGAGCCACCTCTCCCTGTATGATATCGCTCATACACCCGGAGTGGCTGCAGACCTCAGCCACATCGAGACGAGGGCCAAGGTGACCGGCCACATAGGCCCCGACCAGCTCGGCGCTGCGCTGCAGGGTTGCGACGTTGTGGTAATTCCAGCCGGCGTGCCCAGAAAACCAGGCATGACCCGCGATGACCTTTTCAACACCAACGCCAGCATTGTGGCCACCTTGACCGATGCCTGCGCCCGCACTTGCCCTGAGGCTCTGATCTGCATTATCTCCAATCCCGTCAACTCCACCATCCCGATTACATCAGAGATCATGAAAAAGCATGGAGTGTACAACCCAAACAAAGTGTTTGGTGTCACAACCTTGGACATTGTAAGAGCTAACACCTTTGTTGCAGAGCTCAAGGGCCTGGATCCTGCTCGTGTTaatgtgccggtgattggaggCCATGCTGGGAAGACCATCATTCCTCTCATTTCCCAGTGCACGCCTAAAGTGGAGTTCCCTGCTGACCAGCTCTCCGCCCTGACTGAAAGGATCCAGGAGGCCGGCACAGAGGTGGTCAAGGCCAAGGCTGGAGCTGGATCTGCAACCCTCTCGATGGCCTATGCTGGCGCCCGCTTCACCTTCTCCGTCCTGGACGCCATGAATGGAAAAGAGGGAGTGGTGGAGTGTTCCtttgtcaggtctgaggagacaGAGTGCAAGTACTTCTCCACACCTATCCTTCTGGGGAAGAACGGCATCGAGAAGAACCTTGGCCTCGGCAAGTTGTCCGCCTTTGAGGAGAAGCTGGTTGCTGACGCCATCGGTGAGCTGAAGGCCTCTATCAAGAAGGGCGAGGATTTTGTCGCCAACCTGAAGTGAACAGTTGACCCCCTTAAAAAACAGCTGTGATTGAGAATTTGTTCAGTCTATTTAAAGGCATCTGGCTAAATTTCCATCTGTCAGTGTCTCCTCTGTCGTTTTTGATTTAGACTCATCTTGATTCAGATACCATCCTTTTGAACTTGGTTGTATTTGTCATGTATAATTAATGTTTTCTTCTCAAACATTGCTTTATCTTGCACTTAAGATTTGTGTACATACTGTAATGTTGTAAAGTACATTTAAATCAgaatttcatatattttcatgTGCAACCCCACATTAATGGAGACTTCTTTGCTAAATGAATGAGGAGGAAATACTGTCATGCCTGATGCAAAATGCAGTAGATGCTGCTGTTGAGCAAAAATAATCACTCCACCAATAAACAGTTtagctttaaaatgtttctttatttatttttgcataaaatgGCTTGAATGGGTACACCCAGATGTGACTATCCTACATTTCATATCTCATATTCGTTTACTTGTTTAAACTGACCAAATTGGGTTATGGATTATtcaaaaatgcacacaaat
The DNA window shown above is from Astatotilapia calliptera chromosome 11, fAstCal1.2, whole genome shotgun sequence and carries:
- the mdh2 gene encoding malate dehydrogenase, mitochondrial; translation: MFSRAVRPTVSLVRGLATSSQNNAKVAVLGASGGIGQPLSLLLKNSPLVSHLSLYDIAHTPGVAADLSHIETRAKVTGHIGPDQLGAALQGCDVVVIPAGVPRKPGMTRDDLFNTNASIVATLTDACARTCPEALICIISNPVNSTIPITSEIMKKHGVYNPNKVFGVTTLDIVRANTFVAELKGLDPARVNVPVIGGHAGKTIIPLISQCTPKVEFPADQLSALTERIQEAGTEVVKAKAGAGSATLSMAYAGARFTFSVLDAMNGKEGVVECSFVRSEETECKYFSTPILLGKNGIEKNLGLGKLSAFEEKLVADAIGELKASIKKGEDFVANLK